The window GCACCAGTAACATGTCCGCCGGCGCGCTGATTTCCTTGCCGAAGTAATCGGCTGCGGCTTCCATGACGGCAATCAGCCCAGTAACCGCCACCATGTCTCCGGCCAGCACGACGGTGGTGTCCGCGATCGCCAACGGTTGTCCAGACCGATAAATCGCCTCTACCGAGGCATCCGATAGCGCGATGTCGATCGCCAGGGCAGTCTGGTTGACCGCCGCGCTGTCGGGTGCAACCAAATACATTCGAGTGGCAACGGTGCGCATTGCATTGAACTGTCCCCGGTCAAGTTCGGCGTGGCCGCCGGAGATTGAAGCAGCAAGCTTGATGGCTTCCTGACGAATATCCCAGCGCATCACCATCGGCAGGAACCAGGTGACCATTATGATCGGTCCGAGCGACCCAAAAATATAACAAACCGCATAGCCAACTGCGACGTTCGTTTGCATCGTCTTGATCAAGGCCGGGGCCAAACCAAGCTTGGCGATGGCATCACCAGCGGTGCCAATGATGGCCGACTGTGTCAGCCCGCCAGCGGCTAGGCCAGCAGCCATGCCGCGATCAAGGTCGAACATCCAGGCACTGAACAGTACGCATAAAAGACCCGTCGCGCACATCACAAATGCCGACACCAGTTGATTGAGTGAGCGTCGGTTCAGCGCATGGAAAAACTGCGGGCCACCTTGGAACCCGACCGCGTAAATAAATAGAGCGAAGAAAATCGCCTTTATGCCGCCATTGATCTCAATTCCGAGCTGGCCTATGACAACTCCCACCAGCAGGGTTCCGGCAATGCCTCCCAGAACAAAACGCCCAACCTTGATTTTGCCGACCAGATAGCCGATTGCAATCGTCGCGAACAGAGCCAGTAACGGCTCGCGTGTAAGCAGATGTTTGATCAATTCCATTGCAGTTCCATGATGAATTTCCGCCAGAGTAAAATGTGCATGAGCGCTTGAGCATCCGAGTCGATGCTGCGAACGAAATTGGAGAACAGTTGACTAGTCAGCACGCGGAAAGGGAGCCGCGGCCAGCGCGCGTTGAGTATAGTTTGTCCATTTGATTTTTCTGTGTGCGGTACCCCGCACAACAGCATATCGATATGTGCAATTAAGCCGTAGGCAGGGCGCAAGATTGACCACTTCAGAGTAGGGTTCTAAGCCCTACCCAGCGAAGTTTGTTTATTAGGGTGACCAACTGTCAGATTGAATCGAAACTAATACAACTTAGTTCCGAAAATGTAAAATCATGTCTAGTGCACGTAATCGAACATCGCTAGTCGGAATTGAAAAGCCATTGCATTTACCGTTTAGTGTCATGATTCATTGCGGAGCCATGCTCATTCTTTCGAACGCCTCTCAAATTAAGAATAAAAAGACCAACCTGTAATTCAACCAATGCATAGGCGTTATCGTATAAACCCCAAATGACCCATAACAAGTTGCTCAAGATAAAACACCAAAAACCTGAATTTCTTTTTCCTGCCGAATTAGACCCAACCAACCACGATGCGACTAAGGTGACGACCATCGCGACACATTGCAATGTAGTTAAACCGAAATCTAGCAATTGCACCTCTCCTTGTGTATATAGTATTTTGTACCACGCAGGGCTTTAGATTTCATCTCAATTAAATCGCGATCATCAATATTATTTTCACACTCTTAAATTCCTAAACGGATTGTCAAGGTGTTCAGTATTAATCTCTCACGGTGCGTGCAAAGTTTTGGATATCAGAATCTCAGGATTACTCACTTCTTAAAGCTATCCTATTATTGAACCACCTTGTTTTTGTGGGGAGGGGATTACCGTATTAATCAATAATGTCCTTTCCAATGAACATGAGAAGAATAGTTAGGAGGCTCCCAAATATTTAAAACAATTCTAGAACAATGACAAGTTTGAACTATGCGGCCATGAATATGTAGGCGATACTTAAGATATTCATTGTCAGCAAACAGATTACGAGCAAACGCCAACGCCAGACAAACCAACTTCATTACAAGGCAAAAATTGAACTTTGTTCCTCAGACGCTTATTTTAACTATGCCTAAAAATAGTAAGGCTATTTTGCTACTCGCCAGATAATGTTACCAACGTCATCAGCGACAAGTAACGCTCCTTTCTTATCAATCGCAACTCCCACAGGTCGCCCATAAGCTTCATGATCTTTGTTTAAAAATCCAGTCAAAAAATCCTCAACCGCTCCAGTGGGGTGATTATTAATAAATGGAACAAAGATCACTTTATAGCCACTGTGTAATTTCCTATTCCAAGATCCATGTTGCCCAACAAAGGCGCCATTTTTATAATGAGGAGAAAATAAGTTAGCATCGTAAAAAGTAAGCCCCAATGAAGCGGTATGTGCTCCCAATGCAAAATCCGGCTTGATTGCTCTCTCAACTAAGTCAGGTCGTTGTGGATGCATGCGCACATCGATATTCTGTCCGAAATAACTGTATGGCCATCCATAAAATGCTCCATCTTTCACAGAAGTCATGTAGTCAGGTACGAGGTCGTCCCCCAATTCGTCCCGCTCGTTTACCGCAGTCCACAAACCGCCATCTTCTGGCTGCCAAGCCATACCGACTGGATTACGCAATCCAGAACCGAAAACTCGAATAGCTCCCGTTTTAATCGTGATTTCCAAAATATCAGCGCGATTGGTTTCTGCTTCTATACCATTTTCACCGACATTACTGTTCGATCCAACACTAACGTATAAACGAGTTCCATCGCGGCTAGCAATAATATTTTTCGTCCAATGATGGTTAATCGTTCCAGCCGGAAGATCAGCGATTTTCGTGGGCTTCGTAGTTATTTTTGTGTCGCCCTCTTTATACGGGGAGCGTAAAACTGCGTCCGTATCAGCAATATATAAATCCTCGCCCGCTAAGGCCATACCAAAAGGGGAATTTAATCCCCTGCAAGAACGCCGTTTTTAATTCTGCAATTCCTTCCTTACTCACTCCTCTTAACAGCGTAACGCGATTGGCACTTGCAACACCAGCACCAGCTTTTTTCATGACTTTTTTCATCACAAAGCCTTTGATGCCTTTACTATCGTCTGGCTTGGGAGGTGCATTAGTTTCCGCAACTAGAACATCTCCGTTTGGGAGAACATAAAGCCACCTTGGGTGATCAAGGTTGTTGCTAAATACGGTGACAGAAAATCCAGGTGGAGCAACAAGTTTCACGCCCGACGGCCATCCAATGGCTGGGGCAATATTTACCGTAGGTATTAGTTGCTTCTGAGGCTTTGGTAAAGTTGGATTACTTCCCATTTGCGTTATGGCATTGACTGTTTGGGACAACACGTTTTCACCACCAAAAAAAATGATAAGTAAGACAAATAGACCAAATAGATTTTTCGACCTTAGCAATCTTTTTTCTGGTGAAAAAAAATCAATAGATTTATTTAGTGTTAGTAAAAAAATGTCTTTTTTTATTGAGCGCATGATTTTTATCTGAAGATATCAATAGAAACCGAGAATAAACGAATCACTCAGATTAATTTGGGCTTCAATCCACATAGCTCATCCTATTTTTACGCACATTAAATTTTTAATTTAATAAATAAAAAAAGTACAAGCGTAAAAGATCTCAGAAATATTTTTTGAAATACATTGATTGTAAAAAATATATTTAAACTATCTACTTTTGTTACCCAACTTAATTCTGAATTAAAACAGGCCAGCAATTTGCTGGCCCGATGTTTTACTTAGTTACTTATTTATTCTAAAAATCAAAAATTTATTGATCTGATTTAATACCAACATAAATTTTCAATTTACTAGTTACATTGTTGAAGAATGGCATGCTTTTTCAGTGCTTTTTTGCACCGTATTACAGCATCCCATTGCCGTTTTTGAGCTCTCCTTCGCTTCGCTTACTTTATTTTTTTCGTGAGAATCTGCTGCTTTCAGATGATTTTTTGCTGCTTCTTGATGATCTGTGTCCTGCTTGTGTAAGCTACTGGCTTCTGTTGTGTTGGACATGATATTTGATCATCAGTTATCGAAAGTTTCTTGAATTTCACTCCACATGCCAGAAAAATTTATGCTCCAGCAAGGAGTTAAACATAACGCTCAACAGAGAGTTATCTGTTCGGTATCCAACGTCAACGAACATATTTTTCCGTTAGCTAAATATTTTTTGGCCGCACGTGCTAAAGCAGATGAATCGTCAACTACTGTTCTAAGTTATTTGTAGTTAAAAAGAAACTACGAAAATTCTACCGGGCATATTAACTAAACTTACATTGTGTTTTTAGAAATTCTAAGTCGTTTTTAGGATACTAATTTTGAATCAACGATTTGATGTCAAACAGCGTCTTGCATTTTTCACTTGTCAACGCTTACAACTCTTATTTAGGTCGGTAGAAGTCCGCGTCGTATCGGGATAGCGAACTTTTTCCAGTATGCTGAAAAAAAATGAAAAATTTGCCACGCTGATTGACAACCCATGACCGCCTAAATAATCCACGGTCAACCTGTGTTGGCCTGTTGCTTACTTCTCGTCGCGCTTGAGTGAAGCCATGTCAATTACGTAGCGGAACCGCACATCGCCTTTTTCGACCTTTTTGAAGGCCTCGTTCACATTTTGAATATCGATTATTTCGATATCCGGTCCTATATCGTGCTCTGCGCAAAAATCGAGCACTTCTTGGGTGTCAACAAGATTAGCGATGAGTGATCCAGCCACGCGCTTGCGATGGAACGCAACGGCCGAATTATCGACACCAGCCATCGGCTCGAGTGCGCCGACGATGCACAGAGTTCTGTCCCGCTTCAGCAGTTCGATGAAGGGATTAATATCGTGCTTTTCAGGGATTGTAGAAAGCATGAAGTCAAAACTCGATTTCAGTTTCTCCATCGCAGCCTTATCGCTTTCAATGACACCTTTGACTCCAAGGCGCTTCGCCTCTTCCAGCTTCTGCTCGGTGGTGGTGAATACAGTAACGTGTGCACCCATCGCCTTGGCAATCTTGATTGCCATGTCGCCAAGGCCGCCAAAGCCAATCACGCCTACGCTATCTCCGGCCTTCACTCCCCAATGCTTTAACGGGGAATAGGTGGTGGCACCAGCGCACAAGATCGGAGCGGCTACCTCGGGTTTCAGGTTCTTTGGAATCTTGAGAGCGAAGTCTTCATTGACGACAATCACATCGGAATAGCCGCCGAAGGTATTGTCCCGCCCGTACATGTTGGCGCCATTTGGCGCCTTGGCTGCGGGTACCATTGGGCCGTTATAAGTGGAAAGCCAAGAATTCGGGCCTTCGCAATAATTTTGGTCGCCAGACTGGCAAGGATTACAGTGGCGACAGCTCTCAATCATGCAACCAACACCGACTAAGTCGCCAACTGCGTGACGGGTGCTGCCCGGCCCAACCTTCGAAACCCGACCGACGATCTCGTGACCGGGTACGCATGGGTAGACAGTGTTCGACCACTCGTTTTTCACCTGATGAATGTCAGAGTGGCAGACGCCGCAGTAAAGCACCTCTATTTCAATTTCGCTCGCGCCCGCTTCCGTTCGCTCAAACTCGATGCGCTTCAGTCTGCTGTACGAGTGCTTTGCTGCATAACCCGAGACTTTGATCATGGCTAGTTCAGCGATAACATTTTGTTGAATCTGTATGTCGGTTTTCATGCTCATCTTTCAGTCTGTTTTAAGTACCTTAGAATGAACCGCAAATACGCTTATTTTTGTACGTTATAGCTCATATAGAGAAATAAAAGTGCGCTGTTGGTCTAAGTAGCGAAAATCGATAAATAAATAAGGTAATCCCCCGGCTTTGCCGGGGACTCACCAAGGTTTGAAATATATGTCGGTCGGTTTGAAACTTCTATTTCTGCCAAAAAAAGGAGTTTCGAATGCAATAGCATCAAAGTTTGAGTGCTACGAGATGTGACTGCAAATATCACATCGGATTTATTCCTAAGTTCAGGAAAAAGGTAATTTACGGTGCATTGCAAAGAAATCTGGGTGAGTTATTTCATGAGTTGGCGAGGCAAAAAGAATGTAAGATGGTGGGAATACCCTGTCAGAAAACGTTCTGAAAAGCGAAATGTCGCCGGACGCTGCGAGTTGTTTTCTTAGTTTGATTATCGCGAAATTAAAGGACGAGCCCAGTTTTATACTTCCGATCATTGATGACTTAATGCATGCTCTTGAATATGTTGCTAAGAATCAGATCTTATTTGATGCTGATCTTAATATATATGGTGATTTTTCCGGAAAGCTAAATGAGATATCGCTTTTGATAAAACAAATGCCAGACGCATATTTTTGTCTGGTCATACCAATGCCGCACATTCTTCCTATGGCATAAAACGGTGTTATGTGGGCATTCCGATAACGCTGTTTTTTACAGGTAATGCAGAGTGGTTTCAAGCTAATTCGGTTTGGCACCTGCTGATACTTATATTTTTATGAAATTTGGCATGCGCGCTATTGCTTGCATGCCTTCACAATATGTTGCCAGACTTGGTCAGTTGTTTTAGTTAATTTGCTTGCAAATATTTCTGCCTCAGCAGAGCTTGAGTAACCAAAAAATACTTCTCCTTTTGAACTAACGATCAGTTTTTTTTCAGCATAAACAGCGTTTAACTTTAATCCTTCAAAGACAAATGAGATATTGTCTTTCTTATTTTCCACCACTTTATATTGTTCATTGGCAATAATAGTTGACGCTAAACACTCTTCAGTAATAACTATTGGGCTTTCGCTTTTTGAATATGTTTTAGTGAAAGCACAAGAACCAAGCAAAAGACTGAGTGAGATAATTTGTATAAGATTTTTAAACACTTCTATTCTCTATTTTTGGGAATTGATTTCACATATCGTTTTAGCTGTGCGGTGCCCGAACAGAATACACGCAGCGATGTTCGCTAAGAATATCCTATAAAGCCGCAATATTATCGCTATCAATTTACTTGTAATATTATCATTTATTGCGTACTACGGGGATGCATACCAACAATCGATCCTAAATTGGTATGTAGAATGTTAAAGTGGTTTT of the Undibacterium sp. 5I1 genome contains:
- the aspT gene encoding aspartate-alanine antiporter, with the protein product MELIKHLLTREPLLALFATIAIGYLVGKIKVGRFVLGGIAGTLLVGVVIGQLGIEINGGIKAIFFALFIYAVGFQGGPQFFHALNRRSLNQLVSAFVMCATGLLCVLFSAWMFDLDRGMAAGLAAGGLTQSAIIGTAGDAIAKLGLAPALIKTMQTNVAVGYAVCYIFGSLGPIIMVTWFLPMVMRWDIRQEAIKLAASISGGHAELDRGQFNAMRTVATRMYLVAPDSAAVNQTALAIDIALSDASVEAIYRSGQPLAIADTTVVLAGDMVAVTGLIAVMEAAADYFGKEISAPADMLLVQESREIILTNRALSGREVGEIHDHVTVDTRHGVFLTRVLRMGLALPLLNKIILKSGDELHFTGSPVDLDRVQTKIGYKINPAAVTDFIFMGLGMLIGILIGMVQFHIMGIPISIGSGGGCLLSGLMFGWLRSVHPGVSALPVGASNFLRDFGLAVFVGIVGISAGPQALVAIRQHGFTLLLLGAGVTLIPQVVTFFFSWYVLRIRNPIEALACVAGGRSANPAFAALLEKAGNATPVVSFTVTYAVANVFLTLWGPVIVGIITTNATP
- a CDS encoding NAD(P)-dependent alcohol dehydrogenase → MIKVSGYAAKHSYSRLKRIEFERTEAGASEIEIEVLYCGVCHSDIHQVKNEWSNTVYPCVPGHEIVGRVSKVGPGSTRHAVGDLVGVGCMIESCRHCNPCQSGDQNYCEGPNSWLSTYNGPMVPAAKAPNGANMYGRDNTFGGYSDVIVVNEDFALKIPKNLKPEVAAPILCAGATTYSPLKHWGVKAGDSVGVIGFGGLGDMAIKIAKAMGAHVTVFTTTEQKLEEAKRLGVKGVIESDKAAMEKLKSSFDFMLSTIPEKHDINPFIELLKRDRTLCIVGALEPMAGVDNSAVAFHRKRVAGSLIANLVDTQEVLDFCAEHDIGPDIEIIDIQNVNEAFKKVEKGDVRFRYVIDMASLKRDEK
- a CDS encoding transposase — protein: MSATRCDCKYHIGFIPKFRKKVIYGALQRNLGELFHELARQKECKMVGIPCQKTF